Part of the Scyliorhinus torazame isolate Kashiwa2021f chromosome 20, sScyTor2.1, whole genome shotgun sequence genome, aaggagagacaaggaaagagagaggaagaaagagaaatagaaagagagagagagaaagagaaagaaagagagagagaaagaaagaacaaaagaaagtaagtaagaaagaaagagaaagaaagaaaggaaggaagggaaaggaggaagagagaaagTAAAGTGACCGTTGTGAtgtcggaaacacagcagccaatttgtgcacagcaagctcccacagacagcgagCAGATAAATCGGTTTGGGTGTGATGTCTATTGAAGGATAAGCATCGACAGTGTCCCCGAAGTGAACACACCCgctctcttcttcaaaataatcccATGGGGCTTCGGGGTAAAGTCTCGTCCAAAGgatggtacctctgacagtgcggcactccctcagtacagcagtgGGCCAGGCAGGCTACATTTTCATGCTCAAACCCTGGAGTGGGTCTTGCACCTCGTGACTTGTAGACATTAGCCAGTGAAAGAGTTAGAAACGGAGATTTACGCAACGAGTCATGACTTTGATTCAGTTAGAACGCAGGGAGGGCTAGAATATAGAAAACGGAAAGTTTACAGCTGAGGACGAACATGAGAAACACCCGACTCGCGTTACTTTGTAAACCCTACCTCCGCCTGAGGACCTGGACTTTCCTGGACATGTGCATCTTCAACAGGCGAGGGCTCGTTGTCCTCTGTCTGTCCTGTTAGCCCCTGCTTCTCCTGCTCGCCCAGGTTGATAGGTGCTACCCCTTCCTCCGCCTGGCTGCTCGCACGCTCCTCTTCCTGTACTCCCTCGGCAGATTCTTCTGAAGGCCCTTCATCGGGACCTTTCACCTCTTGGGCAGAACCACCTCCGCTGAGGGGGCCGGCATCTTTCAGAAGGTGCGGTGTGATTTCTTGGCCGGGCCCTCCCGAGTCGTGCCCCCCccattcccttcccccagctatgacCAGGTCGATCAGTTCGTTGACGACACAGGTTGCTACGGCAACATCCTCGCTCCATCCGGGCCCACCTTCCGTGGCTTCGGCGAGACGGTCAAGTCCCTGCTCTGCGCTCTCCTTGCCGGCGGCTTGGGTATCGCCCACGTTTGCGGCAGCTCGTGGCGCCAGGGTCGCCTCACGCCCAGACGGTTCAGGTTCTTTCGTCACGGCGGGGCCCTCGCGTCCGCGTGCAACCTCGGCCTTCTCGATTGGAGCCTCAGGAGACTCTATCAAATTGCTTTCTGCCTCTGCGCACTGAAGAGACTCCATTGAGCCTTCATCACTGAGCATCCCTTCTGAAGCTCGTGCTCCAGCAATGTTGTCCGACTGCTCTGACAGGGGGTTGGCCATTTTATCGTTCTCCCCTTCCTTTGCCTCGTCCTCTTGACCAGTCGCTGTCTCCGCACGCACAGGCGACAATAGCTCAGAGTTTCCGCCAGTCCTTCTACTCTCACAAATCTGTGGTGCATCTTCCTGATGTAGGGAATTATCTTCAGTTGACCAAGCGTGAGAAATCGGGCTTTCTCCCTTGACATCCAGACCGTTGACTTTGAAATCTCGGATAACTTCTGTTTCTCGGGCATCTGTAAAGCTTCCACATTCTAACTCACAAGCGGTCTGATCCAACTCGACAGCTTTCCTAGGTCCAAGGGGACAAATGCTGGTCTCTTCCTGTGTTGACTCCATGTTAATATTGTTAAGTATTTCAGCAGTGTTTACTGATGCACCGTCCTCTGGAGCCGCCATCTTTATTTCTGCCGTTGCTGGGTCCCCCCCTGATCCCGCCATTTCGGTCCAAGGTTTCCCCAAGACGCTGGACACCTCACTCCCTGCCTTTCCCAATAACGGTTCAGGTATCTCTGTCTCTGCGGGATCCACTCCTCCGGACGGCGGTGGGCCCGTGGATTCGATCCTCGAGGCCCCGTTCCTCTGTCCGGACTCTGCCTCGGCTTGTCCCCTGTTGCCTTCAACTCCCGAGTCCGACCCCCCTTCGAAAGCGGTTCCCAATTCTTTCTCGTTCACAGGCTCAGGCGCCTCGACGGGTTCGTCACACCGTTGTTCCGTCTCGCTTTGGATGGCACCGTCTTTCTCCGCTTGCAATTCTGTCGACCCTTGCGGACCGAGCAGGGGCACATTGCCTTGATTAACACTGGCCACGGGATTAGGGGTTTCCAAATGCGTCTCCTCGCCAATTTGCACTGTCTGCTCCTCGTGCTCCAGTCTTTCAGCTGCGCCCATAACCGCGTGCACCTCCTCGTCACCAGCCGGGAACTCCATTGATTCACCAGGGATGGCTTTGCCTTCATCGGGAGTGCTGAAGGTTGAGATGCCGTCGTCCGCTGTCAGCCCCTCGTATTCCAACATTCCACACGCGCCCATAACCGCGTGCACCTCCTCGTCACCAGCCGGGAACTCCATTGATTCACCAGGGACGGCTTTGCCTTCATCGGGAGTGCTGAAGGTTGAGATGCCGTCGTCCGCTGTCAGCCCCTCGTATTCCAACATTCCACACGCGCCCATAACCGCGTGCACCTCCTCGCTATTGGCCGGGTACGCCATCAGGTCACCGGTGCTGGCTCCGTCGTCAACCGTGCAGCTTAGGGTTGGGTTAACAGCTCGGACGTCATGAAGAGGCCCATCGATTACTGTCTCTTTCTCTCGAGTCGCCTCGGTGACACCCATCGGCTGTTCCTCCTCCGCGTTGAGTCCACTAATTGAGCACGGCTGGTATGCAGGGGCCTGGCAGGGAGAAGATAACAGCGCATGACTTGGAGTGGAACTGAAATTGCGGAAAAAGTACCGCAAGTCCATCAGAAaattaaatataataataatctttattattgtcacaagtaggcttacattaacactgcaatgaagttactgtgaaaatcccctcgtcgccacattccggcgcctgttcgggtacacagggagaattcagaatgtccaattcacccaacaagcacgtggttccggatttgtgggaggaaaccggagcggccggaggaaacccacgcagacacggggaagaacgtgcagactccgcacagtgacccaagctgggaatcgaacctggagctgtgaagccacagtgctaacccactgtgctaccgtgtctcaTTGGTGCACAGTGCTTATTGGAACCTTATTTAGCTCGGCAGCACGGCTTTCGATTGGGCCGGCTTTTAACTTAAGCACTCTGTTTTCATGAGGAGAAAGTTGAAAAAAGATACAATTAAATTCACTGCACGAGTCGTGGATTGAAGAGAACTAAGCACTAAGATCGTTGGAGGTGGACTTTGTGATTGTGTTTTGCCCTCGTGCAGAGCCTCGCACAGCTGGGGTCTCAGTGTAAGCATGGGACCTGAGAGATGGTCTTCTGTAAGccgtagaagccctacagtgcggaataaaccattcggcccatcgagtctgcaccgaccctccgaaagagcacccaaactcggcccactccctgccctatccccgcacattgatcgtggccaatccacccaacctgcacgtctttgggctgtgggaggaaaccggagcacccggaggaaacccacgcagacacggggagaaggtgccgactccgcacagacaagtcaggcaaggccggaattgaacgggaTCCCTGCATTGGAGGCAGAACAGTAAAGGCTCAGTAGATTGGCCCCTGGGGTGTAAGTATTCACCGGCGTTTCAAAGAAAGAGAGGTGATCTCAGTGAACAAGATTCTGAAGGGTGTTTGATGGGATATAAAAGCTGAGAGATTGTTTTCGCTAGTCGGGGAACCTAGGGCGGGGGGGAGGCACCGCCTCAGGATAAGGGCCGACCATTTAGGTCAGGAAGATTGGGATTCTTTGGAATTCTTTGCCCCAGAGGGTTGCGGACGGTCCTTTGTTGAGAATATTAGAATCTGAGGAGAGTTTCGTGGTCTCTCTGGCAATCAAGTGacctggggagtgggcaggaaagtggaattgaggcaggGAATCGGGATTCAATGGGCTAGCAGGCCCGACGGGCCAAACGGCCTCACCCTGCTCCTATTTGTGACGGTGTGCTCCCTTTACCACTTGTCGGCAGCAGTACCTCCATTTCGTCCTCCTTGCCTTCTTCGATCTCCTCCATCACCTCGGCCTTGGCTTCAGCAATCAGCTCTCTGATTGGCTTGTTGCTTGCCACCGCAGTAACGAATGGGTGCTGAGGGGAAGGACAAGTGTTAGTCGGACAAAAAAAAACGTCTCGCGTCTCTTGATGCGCGCGGCCGTGATGAGGAAATTAACGGCTTGGCGCGCCTGCCAATCTCAGCAAGCTACACGACCGCGGGATGCCTTTATCAGAGGGTACAGCCGAGAGGAAACGGGAATGTAATGTTCACCTGGAGAAGCTGCTGTACGCACCATCGAGCGTCCACATTTTTGTCCAAAGCTTTGCGTAGGAAATCTTTGAAATCTGGGGACCTGCGAATTCAATAGTCGAGGTGCTTGTTATCGGGAAGACTGAAGACGTTGTTTCCCATCCCCGCTCCCAACTCTGTTCCCTCGCTGTCGACTCCGTCTCACCCCCGGCCATCAGTGTGAGATTAAGCCAGTCCGTTTGCAACCTTGGCGCCATGTTTGACCCCGAGGTGAACTCCTGACTCATGCTCGCGCCATCACCCCACTACCGCCTCTGTGATATCGCTCGACTCCGCCCTGTTTATACAATCGTAGACTCCCTAGTCCCatccggcccaacgagtctgcactgaccctctgaaagagtaccctgcctaggcccacttcctCCATAgcagcacctaacctgcacatccctggacactgagggtcacttcggcgtggccaatctacctgacctgcgcatttttggactgtggaaggaaaccagagcacccggaggaaacccacgcagacacggggaaaacgtgcagactccgcacatacactgacccagccgggaatcgaacccgggtccctgccgctgtgaggcagcagtgctaaccactgtgccgccctgacctCAGCTTAACGGCTGCTGAAACCCTCGACCCTGCCTTCGCCGCCCGGGACCTGAGCACTCCGACACACTGCTGGCTGGTTCCCCCACATTTTACCCTCTGTGAACGTCAGCTTACCCACATCTCCACTGCCCCGTGTCTTAACTCGCGCCGAATCCTgcattccccctctcacccccagtgCTCGCCGACCTGCACCGGCTCCCGGCCGAGCAACGTCTCGAATTTAAAATTCTCACTATCAAATCCCTCCAAATCTCTATCTCCTCCAACCCTCCGtggtctctgcgctcctccaatcccgGCCTCTTTATGCATCCCCAATCTTGATCgcttcaccattggtggctgtaccttcagctgcctggggcccCAAGCCCTggaatctccccccccaccccccatcccccaccactccaccctccctatctcacttTCGCCCTACAGGCACTCCTTTAAACCCACCTCTTCGACTAAGCTTTTGGTCGCCTGACCTAATATGGCTCGGTGCAATGTTTTGAGTTCTATTGCTCCCGTGGGGCCTAACatgttggcagttaactgtcagtcaccatcaactggtgcattctccttgGCATCAAAGGTGCGATAGAAATGTAACTCGTGCTTGACACTGATTCAGATAAAAGGTGTGTGGTTGTCGTCAAAGTGAATCGCTCTCGCCCCTTCCCCGCCAAGTCCAAATTAACCGCCTCGCTCGGCAAAGAATGTTTTGCGTTTTCACAAACGGATAACAGTTAATTAAATAAAATGGCTGTTCGCCCCTTTTCAGCCTGGGGGAACCAAGAGTCCTGCCTTCCCACAGCCCAGCGCCTCATGGTTACAAAGCAAGGAAGGAAGGAGATGTAAATTGGAGCTCGTTGAGTACCATCGGGAAGGGTGGGATAGAGTTGGAGGGGGCGCTTTTGTGATCTTCAGGAGGACCCTCATTGGGTTGAGCTCATGGTGAGGAGGCTCCATCTCGGCGAGTTCAATTAGCGTGATTCCAAGGGACCAGACGTCGGCCTTGTGGTCATAGGGCGCATCCTTCGAGGTTTCGCAGCGGACAACCTCTGGGGCCATCCTGCAAGACAGGAAGACAGATTGAGAGGACAAAGTGCTGCTGATGTTCAGAAATGTCGGCCGGCTCAATCCCCAATTTGGTGCAAAGTCATCCGAGTTCTTCGTTGATGCTACTGAATTGAAAACCAAAGAAGGTCACGACATAACAAACTAAATAAAACCCACAAATAAACAGAAAATCCCTATCTCAGCCCAATCTTGATTTAGGTTTTAGACAtatagaacataccgtgcagaaggaggccattcggtccaccgagtctgccccgacccacttaagccctcacttccaccctatccccgtaacccaataaccccatccaaccattttggtcactaagggcaatttttttatcatggccaatccacctaacctgcaagtctttggactgtgggaggaaaccggagcacctggaggaaacccacgcagacacggtgagaacgtgcagactccgcacagacagtgacccagcggggaatcgaacctgggaccctggcgctgtgaagccacagtgctaaccactgtgcaaacgtGCTGCCCAAACCAAGCCCACAATTGTGGAATAATAAATATTAGCAGAGCCCCACCCTAAACCATTTGCAGGCAAATCAGTACCTTTGTACTATTAGCGTTTCTTTATAGACAACATTTCTTTCACCCATGGAATCAAACCTTCCCATTCTGGAGAAAAGACCTACATAAAACTGTCTAATTTTAAAATAGGCCGAGGATTATTCATACAAATTTGAGTTCCACCGAAAAAGAGACACTTTTGTCGAAGCTTttcgccttgcactcatcaggaaaatCCACAAGAATTGTGAAGGGAACAATTCATATtgtgtgagaagagagtgctgattggttggcgagCGGACTCTGATTTGCCGAGAGGTTTCCAGGGAGAACGCAccggttgatggtgactgacagttaactgccaagcattgttcgaaatttaaaccaggcagctcaaCTCCAATTGGCCACGCCA contains:
- the LOC140396986 gene encoding STE20-like serine/threonine-protein kinase, yielding MSFFSFMKLFKLGPEKKKARQYQRLKRGVDPEEVWKVIGELGDGAFGKVLKAQNRETGDVAAAKVIGPLDAEELEDYMVEVEILASCDHPNIVKLFDAFYYGNSLWILIEFCPGGAVDAIMLELERGLVEPQIRVVCRQMLEALHYLHSNKIIHRDLKAGNILLTLDGDIKLADFGVSAKNTHTIQRRASFIGTPYWMAPEVVRCETSKDAPYDHKADVWSLGITLIELAEMEPPHHELNPMRVLLKITKAPPPTLSHPSRWSPDFKDFLRKALDKNVDARWCVQQLLQHPFVTAVASNKPIRELIAEAKAEVMEEIEEGKEDEMEAPAYQPCSISGLNAEEEQPMGVTEATREKETVIDGPLHDVRAVNPTLSCTVDDGASTGDLMAYPANSEEVHAVMGACGMLEYEGLTADDGISTFSTPDEGKAVPGESMEFPAGDEEVHAVMGACGMLEYEGLTADDGISTFSTPDEGKAIPGESMEFPAGDEEVHAVMGAAERLEHEEQTVQIGEETHLETPNPVASVNQGNVPLLGPQGSTELQAEKDGAIQSETEQRCDEPVEAPEPVNEKELGTAFEGGSDSGVEGNRGQAEAESGQRNGASRIESTGPPPSGGVDPAETEIPEPLLGKAGSEVSSVLGKPWTEMAGSGGDPATAEIKMAAPEDGASVNTAEILNNINMESTQEETSICPLGPRKAVELDQTACELECGSFTDARETEVIRDFKVNGLDVKGESPISHAWSTEDNSLHQEDAPQICESRRTGGNSELLSPVRAETATGQEDEAKEGENDKMANPLSEQSDNIAGARASEGMLSDEGSMESLQCAEAESNLIESPEAPIEKAEVARGREGPAVTKEPEPSGREATLAPRAAANVGDTQAAGKESAEQGLDRLAEATEGGPGWSEDVAVATCVVNELIDLVIAGGREWGGHDSGGPGQEITPHLLKDAGPLSGGGSAQEVKGPDEGPSEESAEGVQEEERASSQAEEGVAPINLGEQEKQGLTGQTEDNEPSPVEDAHVQESPGPQAELPEVAISTETERLEANGLPIVEGKTNLSTGNRALIVRSLERETGERRVSYLYSTEELGSNRLTPCSDVFYKKRHFDDFDEEDRPTLRKTLKKTRKFVVDGVEVSVTTSKVVSEDDKKDQDMRSARRQELREHRLRQREEQRLQSQLDLKLQQQREQMIRQIEQEMMSKKQYYDQEIESLERGHRQITERLEHDYAIRLRDEAKRLKAQQAKVFAKQRQLLKDKKQEQDFIQRQQQELNEGLQKIVQERKTKLSSVDSERLVKGNQLKRDRESAVWEVEQRHLQEKYHLFKQQVKEQCSLQRQLLMKRHEKETERMAHHHGCLLEDVRSQQAQERARVPKAQRNHSKARLNIFKQSLKIKAVASVEQRELIKQFLAQEEIRQKEERYQQQREHDAHLKELQRQCDSNMAELQQLQNEKLNVLVTCEKEKLRTLDEEHTMELKEWNSRLVSRQQILEEELSRKRLQPDVPYRRSSEPDTSKSSLHRISRFFPLPSFPS